Proteins from one Ipomoea triloba cultivar NCNSP0323 chromosome 1, ASM357664v1 genomic window:
- the LOC116012234 gene encoding wall-associated receptor kinase-like 14 — protein MIPALMLLLLQSAMVFGSSTCNRSCGDGLKQVPFPFGFSSGCEIPLNCTSGNGTMSIGEFPVYQLTPGTIMINIPTKCGRRIEAMKPLFGKNFAPTVNNGILLRNCSSPELKCMIPKTKIQTQFELQNCGKDNISCFSDPHKAGGFIGYENLTGTGCKSLFSAISSVAAAVNTTAVSLDIQVLELGWWLQGHCRCSKNANCTEIRPPGDGKPGFRCRCFEGFTGDGYLGGSGCRRDDTRCNPAKYMLGQCGGKTRIGVLIGGVIAGAALMVSVGLICCIIRRRLAMNNSNRKMRELRETTGITIPVYSYKDIEKATNNFSDKRRLGDGAYGTVYSGKLHDDEWVAIKRIRHRDTIEQVTNEIKLLSSVNHPNLVRLLGCSIENGEQILVYEFMPNGTLSQHLQREKGSGLPWPVRLGIVSETSQAIAYLHNAMHPPIYHRDVKSSNILLDYNYKSKVADFGLSRFGLIESSHISTAPQGTPGYLDPQYHQDFHLSDKSDVYSFGVVLVEIITGLKAVDFTRPQNEINLAALAVDRIGKGGLLEIIDPLIQPEKDVWTLSSVNKVAEIAFRCLAFHRDMRPSMMEVAIELEQIRLNNWGISEDSIITADSSQSSSSRSSSDASEKPLSISTNKPSEKVKEPSPVSVQDPWLSEQSSPSSNSFINQAMQRFKRSISLPA, from the exons ATGATACCAGCTCTGATGCTTTTACTTCTTCAATCAGCCATGGTTTTTGGGTCGTCTACATGCAATAGATCTTGCGGAGATGGTTTAAAGCAAGTTCCGTTCCCGTTCGGCTTCTCCTCCGGCTGCGAAATCCCTCTGAATTGCACCTCCGGCAACGGAACTATGTCCATCGGAGAATTCCCGGTCTACCAGCTAACTCCCGGCACTATAATGATCAATATTCCGACGAAATGCGGGCGCCGGATTGAAGCCATGAAGCCTCTGTTTGGGAAAAACTTTGCCCCCACGGTCAACAACGGGATTCTTCTGCGGAATTGTAGCTCGCCGGAGCTGAAGTGTATGATCCCTAAAACCAAGATTCAGACGCAGTTCGAGCTCCAGAATTGTGGGAAGGACAATATTAGCTGTTTCTCGGATCCACATAAGGCCGGAGGGTTTATTGGGTATGAAAATTTGACCGGAACTGGGTGCAAGTCCCTGTTCTCCGCCATCTCCTCCGTCGCCGCCGCCGTTAATACTACGGCGGTTTCTTTGGATATTCAGGTGCTTGAACTGGGGTGGTGGCTTCAAGGGCACTGCCGGTGCTCTAAGAATGCGAATTGCACCGAAATCAGGCCGCCCGGAGACGGAAAACCAGGTTTCCGGTGCCGGTGCTTTGAAGGGTTCACCGGAGATGGCTATCTGGGTGGCTCCGGCTGCCGGAGAg ATGACACAAGATGCAACCCTGCCAAGTACATGCTAGGCCAATGTGGAGGAAAGACAAGAATTGGCGTTTTAATTGGAG GTGTGATTGCAGGAGCTGCATTAATGGTTAGTGTAGGGCTAATATGTTGCATAATTCGCAGAAGGCTAGCTATGAATAACTCGAACAGAAAAATGCGTGAATTGCGCGAAACTACTGGGATCACCATTCCAGTTTATTCATACAAAGATATTGAGAAAGCCACAAACAATTTCTCAGATAAAAGAAGACTGGGAGATGGAGCTTATGGAACAGTCTATTCTGGGAAGCTACATGATGATGAATGGGTAGCAATCAAAAGGATCAGGCACAGAGACACAATTGAGCAAGTCACCAATGAAATCAAGCTTCTTTCATCTGTAAACCACCCGAATCTTGTTCGCCTCCTAGGATGTTCCATAGAGAACGGGGAACAGATTCTCGTCTATGAATTCATGCCTAATGGAACCCTGTCCCAGCATCTGCAAAGAGAGAAAGGGAGCGGGCTTCCCTGGCCCGTTCGCCTCGGGATTGTTTCCGAAACATCCCAAGCCATTGCCTATCTCCACAATGCCATGCACCCTCCCATATACCACAGAGATGTCAAGTCCAGCAACATCCTTCTCGACTACAACTACAAGTCCAAAGTCGCAGATTTCGGACTATCCAGATTCGGGTTGATCGAATCATCGCACATCTCAACGGCCCCCCAAGGTACCCCGGGCTACCTCGACCCCCAGTATCACCAGGACTTCCATCTCTCAGACAAGAGCGACGTCTACAGCTTCGGGGTAGTCCTGGTCGAGATCATAACCGGATTGAAGGCGGTGGACTTCACCCGACCCCAGAACGAAATCAATCTCGCAGCCCTAGCAGTTGACAGAATAGGAAAGGGGGGTTTACTCGAGATCATTGATCCATTAATCCAGCCAGAGAAGGATGTATGGACACTCTCATCAGTCAACAAAGTTGCAGAAATAGCTTTCAGATGTCTGGCATTTCACAGAGACATGAGGCCTTCAATGATGGAAGTGGCAATAGAATTGGAACAAATCAGGCTGAATAATTGGGGGATTTCAGAAGATAGCATCATCACAGCAGATTCATCCCAATCATCATCCTCTCGTTCATCTTCAGATGCCAGTGAGAAGCCTCTGAGCATTTCAACCAATAAGCCATCTGAGAAAGTGAAAGAACCCTCTCCAGTTTCTGTGCAGGATCCATGGCTGAGTGAACAGAGCTCTCCTTCCTCAAATAGCTTCATCAATCAGGCAATGCAGCGATTCAAGCGGTCGATTTCATTGCCTGCTTAA
- the LOC116015150 gene encoding uncharacterized protein LOC116015150, giving the protein MELQCACALLHNRVSASKVSPFHFHADSPSSSLGKQSKSHVRLRKQTPLLRYELKLNSWPRNGAIVCLSNSSSSEKLSSSETENRSVAANGISGWEPFQGKTGCVSFAGLTHQLVEERKLESAPSGEEAQSFMWVVAPVALISSFLLPPFLVYIAVDGIKNEVFSEILASLISDVMFYIGLGVFLSVTDQVQKPYLEFSAKRWGLITGLPGYLPSAFVVMGIKIALPLIALLVTWPVLGTTALVGIAPFLVGCLVQYAFERYLGQHKSSCWPLVPIIFEVYRLYQLSRAMSFAQDLVIATRTIPNVTEEFIQRTAALFSQIMSFQVLGVVCLWSLLTFLQRLFPSRPVAENY; this is encoded by the exons ATGGAGCTGCAATGTGCTTGCGCTTTGCTTCACAATCGAGTGTCTGCCTCCAAAGTTTCTCCTTTCCACTTTCACGCC GATTCTCCTTCATCTTCATTAGGGAAACAGTCTAAGAGCCATGTAAGACTGAGGAAGCAAACCCCTCTGCTCCGGTATGAGTTGAAAT TGAATTCTTGGCCAAGGAATGGGGCAATAGTATGCCTGTCTAATTCAAGCTCATCTGAGAAGTTGAGTTCCTCTGAAACAGAAAATAGAAGTGTGGCTGCTAATGGCATTAGTGGGTGGGAACCATTTCAGGGTAAAACAGGCTGTGTTTCTTTTGCTGGGCTGACTCACCAATTGGTGGAAGAAAGAAAATTGGAGTCTGCTCCTTCTGGGGAAGAAGCTCAATCTTTTATGTGGGTTGTTGCCCCTGTTGCACTAATCTCGTCGTTTTTGCTTCCCCCATTTCTTGTTTATATTGCTGTTGATGGCATCAAGAATGAGGTTTTCTCAG AAATTTTGGCTTCATTGATCTCAGACGTCATGTTCTACATCGGATTAGGAGTGTTTCTTTCTGTAACTGACCAAGTTCAGAAGCCATATCTGGAGTTTAGTGCAAAGAGGTGGGGCCTGATAACTGGCCTTCCAGGTTATCTACCTTCGGCCTTCGTTGTAATGGGCATTAAGATAGCTCTCCCGCTTATTGCGCTTCTTGTCACCTGGCCGGTGCTTGGTACAACAGCCTTGGTTGGAATAGCGCCTTTCTTAGTTGGTTGTCTTGTTCAGTATGCATTCGAGAGGTATCTTGGACAACATAAATCGTCTTGTTGGCCTCTAGTCCCAATTATTTTCGAG GTTTATAGGCTCTACCAGTTGAGCAGAGCCATGAGCTTTGCTCAGGATTTAGTGATAGCCACGAGAACGATTCCTAATGTGACAGAAGAGTTCATTCAAAGAACTGCAGCATTGTTTTCGCAGATAATGAGTTTCCAAGTCTTAGGTGTGGTTTGCCTTTGGTCTTTGTTAACCTTTCTTCAAAGACTCTTTCCTTCTAGGCCTGTCGCCGAGAACTATTAA
- the LOC116015159 gene encoding octanoyltransferase LIP2p, chloroplastic-like, with translation MIVLPNSGFCATLTRAPIDSCKKNRSSDSVTLSRSTSFKIEAKRRCECYDMHKELVPYVEAWSLQKSIVEERKALVQRNEDFVENLIVLQHHPVYTLGAAGSEEYLRFDQKNAPFDVYRTERGGEVTYHGPGQIVMYPIINLRYQKMDLHWYLRALEEVIIRALSSSFSIKASRVEGLTGVWVGDQKLAAIGIKVSQWITFHGLALNVTTDLAAFQQIVPCGIQDRRVGSIKELQSGVSSNSCNKIDDSQLMDIAYKSLLKEFCELFQIDLYYK, from the exons ATGATTGTCTTGCCAAATTCTGGTTTCTGCGCAACTCTAACTCGGGCACCTATAGATTCATGTAAGAAAAATCGAAGCTCCGATTCTGTCACTCTCTCAAGATCAACGTCATTCAAGATTGAAGCTAAAAGACG CTGCGAGTGCTATGATATGCACAAGGAGCTAGTCCCCTATGTTGAGGCCTGGTCATTGCAGAAATCCATTGTCGAGGAGAGAAAAGCACTTGTTCAAAGAAATGAAGATTTTGTAGAAAACCTGATTGTTTTGCAGCACCATCCGGTTTATACCTTGGGAGCTGCTGGCTCAGAAGAATACTTGCGGTTTGATCAAAAGAATGCTCCTTTTGATGTCTACAGAACGGAACGTGGTGGCGAAGTTACATATCATGGGCCTGGTCAG ATAGTTATGTACCCTATTATCAATCTCCGTTACCAAAAGATGGACCTTCATTGGTACCTCAGGGCACTGGAAGAGGTGATAATTCGAGCTCTTTCTTCATCGTTTTCTATCAAAGCTTCACGGGTTGAAGGCTTGACTGGTGTTTGGGTTG GAGATCAGAAGCTAGCTGCCATTGGCATTAAGGTTTCTCAATGGATCACATTCCATGGCCTAGCACTCAATGTAACCACTGATTTAGCAGCTTTTCAACAGATAGTTCCCTGTGGAATCCAGGATCGTCGAGTTGGAAGCATAAAGGAGCTGCAGAGTGGAGTTTCTTCCAATTCATGCAATAAAATTGATGATTCTCAGCTAATGGATATTGCTTACAAATCACTACTCAAGGAGTTTTGTGAACTTTTCCAAATTGATCTTTACTATAAATAA
- the LOC116024717 gene encoding uncharacterized protein LOC116024717 — protein MAATGRLLRTSRPCVGIANSQSCYSFSVPKGSSARFVSKGGFGGEKGIGDGEKQPKSATKVVAAVATSARCLVTPEPKTEKGLLDLGLLLGKISTLMFQRLRMITIRLPQKLHAQILMEKAIVDCRFFTWFAVAGSLLGSVLCFIEGCYIIVESYFQYFHAVSQHSGQAHLVHLLIEAIDMFLVGTAMLTFGIGLHVMFVGSNNSKEQMPPLPGSHLLPALKSLPEKVGMQSVMQAKSKIGHAVVMILQVGVLEKFKEIPLVTSLDLACFAAVVFVSSACVFLLSKLNVSSGTEADT, from the exons ATGGCAGCCACTGGGAGACTGCTAAGAACATCAAGGCCGTGTGTGGGTATTGCAAATTCTCAATCTTGTTATTCTTTCTCGGTTCCAAAAGGCTCTTCTGCTAGATTTGTAAGCAAAGGTGGATTTGGAGGGGAGAAGGGGATTGGAGATGGTGAAAAACAACCTAAATCAGCAACCAAGGTGGTCGCAGCAGTAGCAACCTCAGCAAGGTGTTTAGTTACTCCAGAGCCCAAGACAGAGAAAGGGTTGTTGGATTTGGGTTTGTTATTAGGAAAGATCTCAACTTTAATGTTTCAGAGATTGAGAATGATTACCATCAGATTGCCGCAGAAATTGCATGCCCAGATCTTGATGGAGAAG GCTATTGTAGACTGCAGATTCTTTACTTGGTTTGCAGTTGCAGGGTCTCTGCTAGGTTCAGTTCTGTGCTTCATTGAG GGTTGTTACATAATTGTGGAATCATATTTCCAGTATTTTCATGCAGTCTCACAACATTCAGGCCAAGCCCATCTTGTGCACCTGTTAATAGAAGCCATTG ACATGTTTTTGGTAGGAACAGCTATGCTTACATTCGGGATAGGACTGCATGTCATGTTTGTCGGATCAAACAATTCTAAAGAGCAAATGCCACCCCTTCCAGGCTCACACTTGCTTCCTGCTCTCAAG AGTCTCCCGGAGAAGGTTGGAATGCAGTCAGTTATGCAGGCAAAGTCGAAAATCGGGCATGCTGTGGTCATGATACTCCAGGTTGGGGTGCTGGAGAAGTTCAAGGAAATACCTTTGGTTACCAGCTTGGATCTTGCTTGTTTCGCCGCAGTTGTGTTTGTATCATCAGCCTGTGTCTTCCTTCTTTCCAAACTCAACGTTAGCAGCGGAACCGAAGCCGATACATAG
- the LOC116024708 gene encoding exocyst complex component SEC3A-like — MAKSSADDEELRRACEVAIEGTKQTVLMSIRVAKSRGIWGKPGSKLGRGQMAKPRVLAISAKEKGQQTRAFLRVLKYSTGGVLEPAKLYKLKHLSKVEVVTNDPSGCTFTLGFDNLRSASVAPPQWTMRNVDDRNRLLLCILNLCKDVLGRLPKVVGIDVVEMALWAKENSQNTAAVISKQKGGNLQAVPVAAVEAEADMRVTVERELVSQAEEEDMEALLGTYVIGIGEAEAFSERMKRELQALEAANVHAILENEPLIDEVLQGLESASNCVEDMDEWLSIFNLKLRHMREDIESIEVRNNKLEMQSVNNKVLIEQLDKLLEKLRIPSEYAASLTSGSFDEARMLQNIEACEWLTNALRGLEAPNLDPSYAKMQAVKEKQAELDKLKTTFVRRASEFLRDYFSSLVDFMISDKSYFSQRGQLKRPDHADLRYKCRTYARLLQHLKSLDKNCLGPLRKAYCTSLNLLLRREAREFANELRASTKASRNPTVWLEGSTGSSQSVNNADTSTVSEAYAKMLTIFIPLLVDESSFFAHFMCFEVPALVPPGGLANGNKSVQDEEDDDDLGIMDIDDNDNKAGKSSSELEALNDSLHDLLDGIQEDFYAVVDWAYKIDPLRCISMHGITERYISGQKADAAGFVRILLDDLESRISMQFSRFVDEACHQIERNERNVRQLGVLSYIPRFATLATRMEQYIQGQSRDLVDQAYTKFVSTMFATLDKIAQAEPKYADIMLLENYAAFQNSLYDLANVVPTLARFYHQASESYEQACTRHINVIIHNQFERLFQFAKRIEDLMYTITPEEIPFQLGLSKMDLRKVVKSSLSGVDKSITLMYKRLQKNLTSDELLPSLWDKCKKEFLDKYDSFHQLVAKIYGDEAIPSVTEMKAILASM, encoded by the exons ATGGCGAAATCCAGCGCCGACGATGAGGAACTCCGGAGAGCCTGCGAGGTGGCGATAGAAGGCACCAAGCAGACGGTCTTAATGTCGATCCGAGTCGCCAAGAGCCGCGGGATCTGGGGCAAACCGGGGAGCAAGTTAGGCCGCGGTCAAATGGCCAAACCTAGGGTTCTAGCTATTTCCG CAAAAGAAAAAGGTCAGCAGACTAGAGCTTTTCTACGTGTGCTAAAGTATTCCACTGGAGGTGTTCTTGAG CCTGCCAAGTTGTATAAGCTGAAGCATCTTTCAAAGGTGGAGGTTGTAACTAATGATCCAAGTGGCTGTACATTTACTCTG GGATTTGATAATCTTAGAAGTGCATCTGTAGCTCCCCCTCAATGGACAATGCGCAACGTTGATGACAG GAATCGCCTTTTGCTTTGCATCTTAAACCTCTGCAAAGATGTATTGGGCCGTCTCCCAAAGGTTGTTGGGATAGACGTGGTAGAGATGGCACTTTGGGCGAAG gaaaatagtcaaaatacAGCTGCTGTAATTAGCAAACAAAAAGGTGGTAACCTTCAAGCTGTGCCTGTGGCTGCTGTGGAGGCAGAAGCTGACATGAGAGTGACTGTTGAAAGGGAACTTGTGTCACAAGCTGAGGAGGAGGATATGGAGGCTCTTTTAGGCAC CTATGTCATTGGCATTGGTGAAGCGGAGGCATTTTCTGAGAGGATGAAGAGAGAACTTCAAGCTTTGGAAGCAGCAAATGTTCATGCCATATTGGAGAATGAGCCTTTAATAGATGAG GTACTACAGGGGCTTGAATCTGCTTCTAATTGTGTTGAAGACATGGATGAATGGTTgagcatctttaatttaaaacttaGACACATGAGAGAAGACATCGAATCG ATAGAAGTCCGCAATAACAAGTTGGAAATGCAGTCAGTAAACAATAAAGTATTGATTGAGCAACTTGATAAGCTTCTTGAAAAATTGCGAATTCCTTCTGAG TATGCAGCAAGTTTAACCAGTGGTTCATTTGATGAAGCACGCATGCTTCAAAATATTGAAGCTTGCGAATGGTTGACCAATGCTCTACGTGGCCTTGAAGCACCTAATTTGGATCCTAGCTATGCCAAAATGCAAGCt GTAAAAGAGAAGCAAGCAGAACTTGACAAATTGAAAACTACTTTTGTTCGTAGAGCTTCTGAGTTCTTGAGAGACTACTTTTCTAGTTTGGTTGATTTCATGATAAGTGATAAGAGTTACTTCTCTCAG CGTGGGCAATTGAAAAGGCCTGACCATGCTGATCTACGATACAAGTGCCGGACGTATGCTCGACTTTTACAACACTTGAAG AGCCTTGACAAGAACTGCTTAGGCCCTCTAAGAAAAGCTTACTGTACATCCCTTAACTTGCTTTTGCGCCGTGAG GCTCGTGAGTTCGCAAATGAACTTCGTGCAAGTACAAAGGCATCAAGAAATCCAACTGTATGGCTTGAAGGTTCCACAGGTTCCAGCCAGAGTGTGAATAATGCAGACACTTCTACTGTGTCAGAAGCATATGCTAAAATGCTTACCATATTTATCCCACTACTTGTGGATGAG AGTTCTTTCTTTGCACATTTTATGTGCTTTGAAGTTCCTGCACTTGTTCCTCCAGGAGGACTTGCCAATGGCAATAAAAGTGTACAAGATgaggaggatgatgatgatttagGCATCATGGATATTGATGATAATGACAACAAAGCTG GCAAAAGTTCATCAGAGCTAGAAGCATTAAATGACTCACTTCATGATTTGCTTGATGGAATACAA GAAGACTTTTATGCTGTGGTAGATTGGGCATACAAGATTGATCCTTTACGCTGCATATCAATGCATGGAATCACAGAACGGTATATTTCTGGTCAGAAAGCTGATGCAGCAGGGTTTGTTCGTATCTTGCTTGATGACCTGGAATCTAGAATTTCTATGCAGTTTAGCCGT TTTGTAGATGAAGCTTGTCACCAGATTGAAAGAAATGAGCGGAACGTTCGACAGTTGGGGGTCTTGTCATATATACCTAG ATTTGCTACACTTGCAACCCGTATGGAGCAATATATCCAGGGACAGTCAAGGGACTTGGTTGATCAGGCATACACTAAATTT GTTTCTACAATGTTTGCGACTTTAGACAAAATTGCTCAGGCTGAGCCAAAATATGCAGACATTATGCTTTTAGAGAACTATGCTGCATTTCAGAATAG TCTGTATGACCTGGCCAATGTTGTGCCCACTTTAGCAAGGTTTTATCACCAAGCTAGTGAGTCTTATGAACAGGCTTGTACACGTCACATCAATGTGATTATACATAAT CAATTTGAGAGACTCTTCCAATTTGCTAAAAGAATTGAGGATTTAATGTACACAATCACACCAGAAGAG ATTCCATTCCAGCTTGGATTGTCTAAGATGGATCTTCGGAAGGTGGTCAAATCTAGTTTATCAGGG GTTGACAAGTCCATCACTTTGATGTACAAGAGATTGCAGAAGAACTTAACCTCAGATGAGTTGTTGCCTTCATTGTGGGATAAATGCAAG AAGGAGTTTCTGGACAAGTATGACAGTTTTCATCAGCTCGTAGCTAAGATTTACGGTGATGAGGCCATCCCGTCTGTCACAGAAATGAAAGCAATCCTGGCATCTATGTAA
- the LOC116013408 gene encoding probable E3 ubiquitin-protein ligase ARI2 codes for MEDVYGSSDEEYCDQVYNDDDSDYEGLYLDKDCDSGRAPSCKIITKDSLLAAQKEDLQRLMDLLSIKEYHARTLLIHYRWDVDKVFTVFVEKGKERLYADAGLTIELKDDCSLSESTADMTCEICFDDISSAKTTIMDCGHSFCNDCWTEHFIVQINEGRSKRIKCMADKCNAICDEGKIRDLVRARDPKLAEKFDHFLLESYIEDNKQVKWCPSTPHCGNAIRLDECDEYCEVECACGLQFCFGCSSEMHSPCSCLMWEMWMKKCGEESRSVDWITANTRYCPKCSKPVEKNGGCNLVRCICGQPFCWLCGGATGMNHTWDSIEGHTCGRFKEAENKKVIDSRKQIFRYSHYYSRYKAHTDSLKAEASMEQKLQEKVLNLELKGLASKDFSWVTNGFYRLSQSRQLLSYSYVFAYYIFGDELYENDMTQSEKDMKQDLFEDQQQQLETNIERLSMCLDESFDDFPEDKVVQMKMKIVTLSGVIDNFCKKLYDCIESDLLIHLQSNHNVAPYSSCGAVKASELEDTFSTSTDYSKENGRLHNIDEYPDS; via the exons ATGGAGGACGTGTATGGGAGCAGCGACGAGGAATACTGCGATCAAGTTTACAACGATGACGATAGTGATTACGAAGGTCTCTATCTTGACAAGGATTGTGATAGCGGCAGAGCTCCGTCATGCAAG ATAATCACCAAAGACTCTCTGTTGGCTGCACag AAAGAGGACTTACAGAGATTAATGGACTTGCTATCAATTAAGGAATATCATGCACGAACCTTACTTATTCATTACCGTTGGGATGTTGACAAGGTCTTTACGGTCTTTGTGGAGAAAGGGAAGGAAAGGTTATATGCTGATGCTGGTTTAACAATAGAACTCAAAGATGATTGCTCGTTATCTGAGTCCACCGCTGACATGACATGTGAAATCTGCTTTGATGATATTTCTTCTGCAAAGACAACGATAATGGATTGTGGCCATTCATTTTGCAACGATT GCTGGACAGAGCATTTCATAGTGCAAATAAATGAGGGTCGGAGTAAACGCATCAAGTGCATGGCTGACAAGTGCAATGCAATTTGTGATGAAGGGAAGATTAGAGATCTAGTTAGAGCGAGAGATCCGAAACTGGCAGagaaatttgatcattttctttTGGAGTCGTATATCGAGGATAACAAGCAGGTCAAATGGTGCCCGAGCACACCACATTGTGGAAATGCAATCCGTCTTGATGAGTGTGATGAATATTGCGAGGTTGAATGTGCGTGTGGTCTACaattttgttttggttgctCATCTGAGATGCACTCGCCTTGTTCGTGTCTGATGTGGGAGATGTGGATGAAGAAATGCGGTGAAGAATCACGCTCAGTCGATTGGATTACAGCCAACACGAGGTACTGCCCAAAATGCAGTAAGCCTGTGGAGAAAAATGGAGGATGCAACCTTGTCCGATGCATATGTGGACAGCCATTTTG TTGGCTTTGTGGCGGGGCTACTGGTATGAATCATACGTGGGACAGTATCGAGGGTCACACTTGTGGGCGATTCAAAGAAGCTGAGAACAAGAAAGTTATTGATTCAAGAAAGCAGATATTCCGCTACTCTCATTACTACAGCCGTTACAAAGCTCACACCGATTCTCTCAAGGCTGAAGCAAGTATGGAGCAAAAGTTGCAAGAAAAGGTTTTGAATCTTGAACTGAAAGGTTTGGCATCAAAAGACTTTAGCTGGGTGACAAATGGATTTTACAGGCTCTCCCAGTCAAGACAGCTTCTCTCGTATTCCTATGTATTTGCTTATTACATTTTTGGTGATGAACTGTACGAGAACGATATGACCCAGAGCGAAAAGGACATGAAACAGGACCTTTTCGAGGACCAGCAACAGCAGCTCGAGACAAACATCGAGAGGCTCTCGATGTGTCTGGATGAGTCGTTTGATGATTTCCCCGAAGATAAGGTTGTCCAGATGAAAATGAAGATTGTCACTCTCTCGGGAGTCATTGATAACTTCTGCAAAAAACT ATATGATTGCATTGAAAGCGATTTACTGATTCATCTTCAGTCCAACCATAACGTAGCTCCATATAGCTCATGCGGCGCAGTGAAAGCATCAGAACTTGAAGACACATTTTCAACAAGT ACAGATTATAGCAAGGAAAATGGTAGGCTTCACAATATCGATGAATATCCTGATTCCTGA